A genomic segment from Capra hircus breed San Clemente chromosome 15, ASM170441v1, whole genome shotgun sequence encodes:
- the LOC102177263 gene encoding macrophage-expressed gene 1 protein: MNSFGGALLIWAVATWAKTDTSWGATDEAGFQNCKNALKVPVLPVLPGGGWDNLRNVDMGRVMELAYRHCRTTEDGQYIIPDEIFTIPQRQSNLEMNSKILESWVNYQSSTSNSINMELSLFSKVNGKFSLEFQRIKTLQVKDRAVTTQVQVRNLAYTVKINPDAELSWGFKKALMDISEQLENNQTRMATYLAELLVLNYGTHVISSVDAGAALIQEDHIRSSFLQDSQSSRTAVTTSAGITFLNIVNFKFEENYTLQNAFTRSYLSNRTNSRVQSIGGLPFYPGITLQAWQQGVTGHLVAMDRAGLPLHFFINPERLPDLPGPLVRKLSKTVEAAVRRYYAVNTYPGCTDLSSPNFNFQANTDDGSCEGKMTNFSFGGVYQECTQFLGNEVVQLCQNLEQKNPLTGSMSCPSGYSPVQLLAQTHEEGYNHLECSRKCTLYIFCKTVCEDVFRVARAEFRAFWCAARGQVSENSGLLFGGLFSGKSINPLTNAQSCPAGYFQLRLFENLKVCASQDYELGYRFSVPFGGFFSCVVGNPLVDSAASKDMGAPSLKKCPGGFSQHLALISDGCQVSYCVKAGLFTGGSLPAVRLPPYTRPPLMSQAATNTVLVTNPETASSWIKDPQTHQWRLGEPLELRRAMRVIHGDSEGLSGGAAAGLTLGVTIALAGVISLAIYGARKSRKRGYQALQDEKQSLAAGAAVNGDALDQEQAQSPA; this comes from the coding sequence ATGAACAGCTTCGGGGGTGCCCTTCTAATCTGGGCGGTGGCAACATGGGCTAAAACGGACACATCTTGGGGGGCGACCGATGAGGCTGGGTTTCAAAATTGCAAGAATGCTTTAAAAGTGCCTGTTCTGCCTGTCTTGCCCGGAGGCGGCTGGGATAACCTGCGGAATGTGGACATGGGACGGGTGATGGAGTTGGCTTACAGACACTGCAGGACCACGGAAGACGGGCAGTACATCATCCCGGACGAGATCTTCACCATTCCCCAgaggcagagcaacctggagatGAACTCCAAAATCCTGGAGTCCTGGGTGAACTACCAGAGCAGCACCTCCAACTCCATCAACATGGAGCTCTCTCTTTTTTCCAAAGTCAACGGCAAGTTCTCCCTTGAGTTCCAGAGGATAAAGACCCTTCAGGTGAAGGACCGAGCTGTAACCACCCAGGTTCAGGTGAGAAACCTGGCCTACACAGTCAAAATCAACCCAGATGCAGAGCTAAGCTGGGGGTTTAAGAAGGCGCTCATGGACATCTCGGAGCAACTGGAGAACAACCAGACCCGGATGGCCACCTACTTGGCAGAACTCCTGGTCCTCAACTACGGCACCCATGTCATCAGCAGCGTGGACGCCGGGGCCGCGCTCATTCAGGAGGACCACATCAGGTCGTCCTTCCTGCAGGACAGCCAGAGCAGCCGCACCGCCGTGACCACGTCCGCTGGGATCACCTTCCTGAACATCGTGAACTTCAAATTCGAGGAGAACTACACCTTGCAGAATGCCTTCACCAGGAGCTACCTCTCCAACCgaaccaactccagagttcagaGCATCGGGGGACTTCCATTTTACCCGGGCATCACCCTCCAGGCCTGGCAGCAGGGCGTCACCGGCCACCTGGTGGCTATGGACCGAGCTGGCCTGCCTCTGCATTTCTTCATCAACCCCGAACGCCTGCCTGACCTGCCGGGGCCCTTGGTGAGAAAGCTGTCCAAGACGGTGGAGGCGGCCGTGCGCAGGTATTATGCGGTCAACACCTACCCTGGCTGCACGGATCTCAGCTCGCCCAACTTCAACTTCCAAGCCAACACTGACGATGGTTCTTGCGAGGGGAAGATGACCAATTTCTCCTTTGGGGGAGTTTACCAGGAATGCACCCAGTTCTTGGGGAATGAGGTTGTCCAACTCTGCCAGAACCTGGAGCAGAAGAATCCGCTGACTGGCAGCATGTCCTGCCCCTCTGGTTACTCCCCAGTCCAGCTGCTCGCCCAGACCCACGAGGAGGGGTACAACCACCTGGAGTGCTCACGCAAGTGTACCCTCTACATCTTCTGCAAGACCGTGTGTGAAGACGTGTTTCGAGTAGCCAGGGCTGAATTCAGGGCTTTTTGGTGTGCAGCCAGGGGCCAAGTATCTGAAAACTCGGGGCTCCTTTTTGGCGGGCTCTTCAGTGGTAAGAGCATAAATCCTCTGACTAATGCCCAGTCGTGCCCAGCCGGCTATTTTCAACTGAGACTTTTTGAAAACCTTAAGGTATGTGCCTCTCAGGACTATGAGTTGGGATATAGATTTTCTGTCCCCTTTGGTGGGTTCTTTAGCTGTGTGGTGGGGAACCCCTTGGTGGATTCTGCTGCATCCAAAGATATGGGGGCACCTTCTCTAAAAAAGTGTCCAGGGGGCTTCAGCCAACACCTAGCCCTCATCAGCGATGGGTGCCAAGTGTCTTACTGTGTCAAAGCTGGGCTTTTTACGGGAGGGTCTCTGCCTGCTGTCAGGCTCCCTCCTTACACCCGACCACCCCTCATGAGTCAGGCGGCCACCAACACTGTCCTGGTGACTAACCCCGAGACGGCCAGCTCCTGGATTAAAGACCCCCAGACCCACCAGTGGAGACTGGGGGAGCCCCTGGAACTTCGCAGGGCCATGAGAGTTATCCATGGAGACAGCGAGGGTCTGTCTGGAGGAGCAGCCGCGGGGCTCACCCTGGGGGTGACCATCGCCCTGGCAGGGGTCATCTCCCTGGCCATCTATGGCGCCCGGAAGTCCAGGAAAAGGGGATACCAGGCCCTCCAGGATGAGAAGCAGAGTCTGGCTGCAGGCGCTGCCGTGAATGGAGATGCCCTTGACCAAGAGCAGGCACAGAGCCCTGCTTAG